In the Granulosicoccus antarcticus IMCC3135 genome, ACTACTTCACGAGCAAACTTCGGTGCGGTTCAAAGTCGTTTTGAAAGTGCCATCAATAATCTACAAATAGGTATGGAAAACCAGGCGGCAGCACGTGGCCGTATCGTGGATGCTGATTTCGCGGTAGAAACTGCGAATATGACTCGTTCACAGATTCTGCAGCAAGCGGGTAATGCCATGGTGTCTCAGGCTAACTCAGCGCCTCAAAGCGTTCTGCAACTCCTGGGATAATTTGGTTGGTACAGTATTAGTATAGGAGAGATCTACCTCAGGCCTCAGGGGCACGGACCATCGACCTCTGAGGCTCTGCACACTTGTCAAGAGTGCATCAGGCCCGTTTGAAAGCGCATGTTCGCGGGTCCAGGGAGGTTTTTACCAGCAGGACTATTCGCTGAAGTCGAAGGCTATGATGAAATGGTATTGTGTGAACAGTCGACACCAAGAATTATCTATTCTGAATTCCGGTGTTTGAACGCGCACGTTGATTGGTCGTAATCTTATCGAAAGATACAACTCGATGCTGATTGCAATCAGCGCTACGATAGCGCAAAGAGCCGTGGGGCTAGGCTGGTTGATCAATTCCGGGTAAAGATGATCGGATGAGAACCCTGAATGCTGACATGCACAACGTTATGAGATGTTCCCAGGGGTCTAGATATAATTGAACATCGATAAGCTTTGTATGCTGCTATAGGTTTGTTGCAGAATTTCCAGAGAGGTTGTTTGTGTTTGAAGGCTGGTAATGGCCTCTGCAATATCAATGTCTTCTACCTCAGATCGTGTTCGTTCAATCTGGAGGGAGATGTTTGCATTCTCTTCGCGACTATTGTCAACGCTGTTGAGTCGCGTGCCCACTCGGGCTCTGGCTGTATTGATATGATCGAGCCCACTATCCAGATTGGCGATGGTATCGTTAATGGTCTGTTGCATCGCAGCTTTTTCTGTTTCAGTGACAGGTGAGCTTCCGAGCGCTTCAATAAACTTGCCCAGGGTTGCAAACAGGTCCTGACTGCCACCACTTGAACCGTTCGAAACATCGGGTATCCGCATAAACGTTTCTATGCCTGAATCGCCAGTTTGTATTGTACGTCCCAGGCCGATCGTCAGCTGTTGTGCGTCGCTGTTACCGTTGTAGGTAACTTGAGTTCCAGATGTAAATGGTGGCGTTTCGGTATTTGATCCACCAAACAGAAAATTACCGAAGCTGTCACGTGAGTTTGCCAGATCATATAATTCGGAGAGGGCAAGCTGGGCTTCTGCATCGTGAGCTGCTCGTGTGTAATCATCCGTTGTGCCACTGTTAGCGCTCAAGGCCAGATCACGAACGTTCATGAGAATATTGGCGGTGCCTGTCAATGCTGATTCTTCAAGAGCAAGTTGGGATTCCGCAGATGATGCATTCCGTTGATATTGTTCAAGCTGACTTTCTGCTTCTTGCATCTTGACAATATGTGCCGCCTGAGCTGGGTCATCAGACGGTGTGTTGACCCGCTTGCCAGTGCTTATCTGAGTTTGCACTTTGGCAAGCTCATTTTGCTTTTGCACCAGATCGGTAGCAATTCTGGAAGCCAGAACATTAGAGGAAATGCGTGAATTGATCATCGGACGGCTCCCAATATGGTTTGAAACATCTCATCAGCTGTGGTGATGATTTTTGCGGCTGCCTGGTAGGCTTGCTGGTACCGAGTCAAGTCAATGGCTTCTTCGTCCAGGCTGACACTTTGAACCGATTGCTGTCTTTCTATGGCATTGTCTTTCAAGGACTCAAGTGCACTGGCTCGTGTCATGGCGGCGTTTGTCTGGGAACCGACTTTCGAAACCAGGGTGCCGTAGGCGTCATTGAACGTCTGGGTTCCGGCTACCAGCGTTTCCTGTTGCATATCAGCCAGAGCAAGCCCGTTACTGTTATCGCCTTTTCCAAGGGTATTGGGTTCAATGTGGTGAATATCACCGGCCGCTGCATCATCCGAGATAGAGACTTCCCAGCCATTGAAGTTAATGGGGTCGCCAGACGTGTATGTTTGCAACGCTTGCAGTGTAGCGCCTGATGCATCATGAATTTCGTAGCTGTTTTCCGAAGTGAACACTATGTCGACAGGGTCTTGCAACGATCCGTTTGCCGCATCGACAACCTTGGCACTGCTGATTCGGGATTCACCGGTATTCGCTATATCGCTGCTGGTCGTAAGCTGACCCGCGACTGCCAGTTTATCAACGTCGGTAATGACTGTAGAGATCTGTCCGGCGGCTCGTCCGGTTGCGGAAATAACAAAGGTATCTCCTACTGCAGCACCGCTTGTCATGGTCAACTCCAGACCATCCAGTAGCAAGGTGTTTGAACTGCCTGTTGTCTCTTCACCATCAGAGCTGCGCGTTGCTGTGTAGTTTGCGCCGTCAAATCTGACGAGATAATCTGTTGCCTCCAGAGCACCTGAATCCGTAATCGCGGCAGTAATCGCGCCTGAGCCAGTGTTACGGCTATTGGAATACACTTGAGGGGTAGGGACCTCGAACAGATCGGTGCCTACATTTCCATCCAGATCCAAACCACTACCGTGTTGTTGATTGAGTGTATCCGCCATGGTTAATGCAAGACGTCCCAGATCGTTCATTGCAGGGCGCAGCGTCTGATTGGCAAACTCGGCCAAACCACCAATTTCTCCACCTTGTAGCTGAGTGTCAATGGTCTTTTCAGAGCCTTCCTTGCCAATCTGGATTTGCAGTCTGTCAGGGTAGGTGTCATCGGGCGTTGTCTTGATATTCTGCGCGGTACTGCCAATAACCAGGGCAATACCTTTTCCCATGAATACGTTGAGCGCTCCGCTTTCATGACTAATCGTGTCTATTTCTACATATTTGGACAGTTCGTTTATCAGTCTGTCACGCTGGTCCATAAGGTCATTGGTTGCGGAGGCACTCGTGGACTTGCCAGAGCTCATGACTTGTTTGTTGACCAGGGCGATGGACTCGGCCAATTCTCCCACTGTCGTTACAGCAGCTTTAGTGCGGTCATTGACTTCAGTCTGGATGTCATCCAGTTGCGACTGCATACTCTGGAAGCGGTCTGTTAGTTGATTAGTCGCGTCCAGAGCCACTTCACGTGCTGCAATGGATGAAGGGTCCGTATTGACATCCTGTATGGCATTGAAGAAATCACTCATGGCTGGTCCAACGCTGGAACCGTCGGTCGCAACAAGACTGTCCAAACGGCTGGCCATGACCTGGTGAGTCAGTTGCTCTTCGTAAGCACTGGTAGAGGAATTTACACGTGCGGTAGCGAATTCGTCATGTATCCGCTCAATGCCTGCAACGCTGACACCGCTACCGGGCTGGTTATACAGTCCAGTGTTGCCAGGTACGCCTTCCAGGTCTACACGTTGACGTGCATAACCTTCGGTGTTGACGTTGGCTATGTTATGTGAGGTGGTTCCCAGTGCTCGCTGGAAGGCGAAAAGGGCGGATTTACCAGTGTTGAGTATGTCAGTCATGGTTTTGAAGTTTGCTGTTCTACCTGCCGCATGACCGTAATGGCCTTATCTGCGTAACGGGGGTCTGTGGCGTATCCTGCAACATGCAGTTCTTTCAAAAATCGTTCGGGATTACTAGCGTGTTGCAAGGCGGTTGAGTAGCGAGGGTTCTCCAGTATAAAATCGGCAAATCCTTCAACAGAATCGGCCGAGCTGTCATAGGACTTGAATCGAGCTTGTACATTATGTGACTTACCATTCAAGTATTCAGTGGTTGTATTGCTGGTAAAGTCCTTGTCCTTAGCTCCTGCCTTGATACCGAAGTAGTTATTGGAGGACTGGCCTGTCTCGTTCTTCAGCATCGATTGGCCCCAACCTGTTTCCAGAGCCGCGATGGCGAGCACGGCACTGGTTGTGGTTCCCAGTCGTTGTGCGCTACGTTTGGCGTGAGGGGCGAGTGATTGAAGAAATTCGGTTTTTGCCATTGTGCTGCCTGCTTGCGTGCTTTCAGTCTGTCCCCACAGTCTTGACAGCATTTTCAGTCGATTGAGGCCTTTGTCGGATACCGTTGGCTGGCTGGCAGCAGAACTGCCACTACTCTCGTCAGAGCGTTGGTTTCCATTGATTGACATGGCAAGTTCGCGTAGTCGCAGATGGTCTCTGGTTGCAGTCTTGTCGCCCGTCGTGTGAGAGGTGGCTTCCGAGTTCTTGGTCGCATTGTTTCCGTGCAGTTGCTTCATCAACTGTTCAGCAACTCCAATACCTCCAGCCTTGATCATGGAATCAGCCAGATTCTTGTCCAGCATATCGTCGTAGATTGCGCGCTGGTTTGAGGTGTTCTCAGCCATGGTGGTCTTGCGCATGCTCTTGAGCATGTTGTGAATCAACAAGGCTTCGAACTTGTTTGCCGCATCACGAGCCTTGGCCTGTTCAGCGGTGTCGCCGTTTTGATTGTCGGATTGGCGCGATTGCAAAGATCCGGATTTTATCTGCTGGACCTGAATCAGTGCGCTCAGGTCTGCAGGAGCTAGTTCGGTCATCAGATGATAATCAATTGAGCACGCAGGGCACCTGCTTGCTTCAATGCCTCGAGTATGGCGACAAGATCACCGGGAGCAGCACCGACACTATTGATGGCCTGTACGATCTCGGACAACGTGGTCCCGCGTGGCAATTCGAACATGCGCGAATCTTCTTCAGTGACCTCGATCGCGGTGTCCGGCACCGCTGCCGTAACTCCGTCAGTAAAGGGTTCAGGTTGGGATATTTGTGTGTCTTCACGGATAGTCACTGTCAGGCTACCGTGT is a window encoding:
- the flgJ gene encoding flagellar assembly peptidoglycan hydrolase FlgJ: MTELAPADLSALIQVQQIKSGSLQSRQSDNQNGDTAEQAKARDAANKFEALLIHNMLKSMRKTTMAENTSNQRAIYDDMLDKNLADSMIKAGGIGVAEQLMKQLHGNNATKNSEATSHTTGDKTATRDHLRLRELAMSINGNQRSDESSGSSAASQPTVSDKGLNRLKMLSRLWGQTESTQAGSTMAKTEFLQSLAPHAKRSAQRLGTTTSAVLAIAALETGWGQSMLKNETGQSSNNYFGIKAGAKDKDFTSNTTTEYLNGKSHNVQARFKSYDSSADSVEGFADFILENPRYSTALQHASNPERFLKELHVAGYATDPRYADKAITVMRQVEQQTSKP
- the flgL gene encoding flagellar hook-associated protein FlgL encodes the protein MINSRISSNVLASRIATDLVQKQNELAKVQTQISTGKRVNTPSDDPAQAAHIVKMQEAESQLEQYQRNASSAESQLALEESALTGTANILMNVRDLALSANSGTTDDYTRAAHDAEAQLALSELYDLANSRDSFGNFLFGGSNTETPPFTSGTQVTYNGNSDAQQLTIGLGRTIQTGDSGIETFMRIPDVSNGSSGGSQDLFATLGKFIEALGSSPVTETEKAAMQQTINDTIANLDSGLDHINTARARVGTRLNSVDNSREENANISLQIERTRSEVEDIDIAEAITSLQTQTTSLEILQQTYSSIQSLSMFNYI
- the flgK gene encoding flagellar hook-associated protein FlgK, with the protein product MTDILNTGKSALFAFQRALGTTSHNIANVNTEGYARQRVDLEGVPGNTGLYNQPGSGVSVAGIERIHDEFATARVNSSTSAYEEQLTHQVMASRLDSLVATDGSSVGPAMSDFFNAIQDVNTDPSSIAAREVALDATNQLTDRFQSMQSQLDDIQTEVNDRTKAAVTTVGELAESIALVNKQVMSSGKSTSASATNDLMDQRDRLINELSKYVEIDTISHESGALNVFMGKGIALVIGSTAQNIKTTPDDTYPDRLQIQIGKEGSEKTIDTQLQGGEIGGLAEFANQTLRPAMNDLGRLALTMADTLNQQHGSGLDLDGNVGTDLFEVPTPQVYSNSRNTGSGAITAAITDSGALEATDYLVRFDGANYTATRSSDGEETTGSSNTLLLDGLELTMTSGAAVGDTFVISATGRAAGQISTVITDVDKLAVAGQLTTSSDIANTGESRISSAKVVDAANGSLQDPVDIVFTSENSYEIHDASGATLQALQTYTSGDPINFNGWEVSISDDAAAGDIHHIEPNTLGKGDNSNGLALADMQQETLVAGTQTFNDAYGTLVSKVGSQTNAAMTRASALESLKDNAIERQQSVQSVSLDEEAIDLTRYQQAYQAAAKIITTADEMFQTILGAVR